The nucleotide sequence TGTTAAGGGAGTTGATACTGTCTCATTAGAAGTTAGAGTTGAAGATGATACTTCTTCAGCTGAAATTGCAGTTGAAGTTGATGCTATCTCAGATGAAGCTGCAGTTCAGAAAGTTGATACAGTCACAGCTGAACTTGCAGTTGAACTTGATATTGTCTCAGATGGAATTGCTGTTGAGGAAATTGAAACTGGCACAGGTGAATCTGTagttgaagttgatactgtctcaaaTGGATTTGTTGTTGAGAGAGTTGATACTATCACagttgaagttgatactgtcatAGATGAAGTTGCAGTTGAGGAAGTTGAAACTGTCACAGGTGAAACTGATGTTGAGGAAATTTATTCTGCCTTAGATGAAGTTGCAGTTAAAGTTGATGTTGAGGAAGTCGATACTGTCTTGGATGAAGTTGCTGGTGAGGAAGTTGATACTGTCATAGTTGAAGTTGCAGTTAAGAAAGTTGACACTGTCACAGGTGAAGCTGATGTTGAGGAAATTGATACTGTTACAGATGAAGTTGTAGAAGTTAATACTGTCTTAGATGAAGTTGCAGTTGAGGAAGTTGAAACTGTCACAAGTGAAACTGATGTTGAGAAAATTTATTCTGCCTTAGATGAAGTATCAGTTAAagttgatgttgaagttgatactgtcttgGATGAAGTTGCTGGTGAGGCAGTTGATGCTGTCACAGGTGAAGCAGATGTTGAGGAAATTGATACTGTTACAGATGAAGTTGTAGAAGTTAATACTGCCTCAGCTGAAGTTTCAGTTGAAGTTAATACTGCCTCAGCTGAAGTTTCAGTTGAAGTTAATACTGCCAAAGTAACAGGTGCTGTTGACATTATCTCATTAGAAGTTgcagttgatactgtctcagatGAGGCTGCAGTCCAGGAAGTTGATGCTGTCTCAGATGAAGTTTCAGCTGAGAGAGTTGATACTATCACAGTAACAGGTGCTGTTAAAGCTGATGCTGTCTCAGCTGAGGATGCAAGTGAATGTGTGACTGTCTCAACTGAATGTGATAATGCATCAGCTGTCTTACTCGATGTTGTTACAGTTGAGGATGATACTTTCTTAGCTGAAACTGCAGGTATGGTTGATACTGTCTCAGATGAAGTTACAGTTATGAAAGTTGATGCAGTCACAGCTGAAGTTGCAGTTGAGAAAGTTGATACCGTCTCAACTGAAGATGTAGAGGAAGTTATCTTGGATAAAGTTGCTCTTAAAGTTGAAACTGTCACAGATGAAGCTGTAGTTGAGGAAGTTAATACTGTCTCAGATGAAGTTGCAGGAGTTGATACTGTCTTGGATGGAGGTGcagaagttgatactgtctcagatGAAGTTGCAGTTGAGGAAGTTGATTCTATCTCAGATGAAGTTGCTGTTGaagaagttgatactgtctcagatGAAGTTGCTGTTGAGGAAATTGAAACTGCGACAGCTGATGCTGGAGTTGATGTTGATACTGTCTCAGATAAAGTTTTTGTTGAGAGAGTTGATACTATCACCACTGAAGTTGTAGTTGAGGAACTTGACACTGTCATAGTAGCAGGTGTTGGGGATATTATCTCAACAGAAGCTGCATTTGAAGTTGATGCTGTCTTAGCTAAAACTATAGTTGAAGAATTTGATGCTGAAGCTGCTTTTGTCTCAGCTGAAATAGCTGTTAAGGAAGTTTATACTGTCACAAATAAATCTGTTGGGGAAACTGATATTGTTGGAACTGCAGGTGCTCTTGAAGGTGATATCTCAACTGAAACTGCAGTTGAAGCTACAACTGAGGCTGCATTAGAAGTAGTTGATACTGTTATAGCTGACACTGGAATTGCTATCTCAACAGAAGCTGCAATTAAGAAAATTGATACTGGctcagctgtagatgctattgaagttgatactgtctcagctgaagatgttattgaagttgatactgtctcagctgaagatgctattgaagttgatactgtctcagctgaagatgctattgaagttgatactgtctcagctgaagatgttattgaagttgatactgtctcagctgaagatgctattgaagttgatactgtctcagctgaagatgttattgaagttgatactgtctcagctgaagatgctattgaagttgatactgtctcagctgaagatgctattgttAATACTGGTTCATCTGAAGCTATTGAATTTGATGCTGTCTCAGCTGTAGATGCTAtcgaagttgatactgtctcagatgaagatgctattgaaattgatactgtctcagctgaaaatgctattgaagttgatactgtctcagctgaagatgctattgaattttatgctgtctcagctgaagatgctttTGAAATTGATACTGTGTCATCTAAAGATGCTAtcgaagttgatactgtctcagatgaagatgctattgaagttgatactgtctcagctgtagatgctattgaagttgatactgtctcagctgaagatgctattgaagttgatactgtccaGCTATAGCTTcttttgaagttgatactgtcgcAGCTgcagatgctattgaagttgatactgtctcacctgaagatgctattgaagttgatactgtctcagctgaagatcctattgaagttgatactgtctcagctgaagacgctattgaagttgatactgtctcagctgaagatgctattgaagttgatactgtatcagctgaagatgctattgaagttgatactgtctcagctgaagatggtattgaagttgatactgtgtcagctgaagatgctattgaagttgatactgtctcagctgaagaaactattgaagttgatactgtcacagctgtagatgctattgaagttgatactgtctcagctgaagatgctattgaagttgatactgtctcagctgaagatgctatgaagttgatactgtctcatctgaagatgctattgaagttgatactgtctcatctgaagatgctattgaagttgatacaatgtcagctgtagatgctattgaaTTTGATGCTCTCTCAGCTGAAGATGTTATTGAAGTTAATACTGTTTCATCTGAAGCTATTGAAATTGATGCTGTctcagctgtagatgctattgaagttgatactgtctcagctgaagatgctattgaagttgatactgtctcagctgaagctgctattgaagttgatactgtctcagctgaagatgctattgaagttgatactgtctcagctgaagatgctattgaagttgatactgtctcagctgaag is from Penaeus chinensis breed Huanghai No. 1 chromosome 36, ASM1920278v2, whole genome shotgun sequence and encodes:
- the LOC125044828 gene encoding LOW QUALITY PROTEIN: streptococcal hemagglutinin-like (The sequence of the model RefSeq protein was modified relative to this genomic sequence to represent the inferred CDS: substituted 1 base at 1 genomic stop codon) encodes the protein MTVSSSSTTTSVVIVSTLSTKTLSETVSTSTPASAVAVSISSTATSSETVSTSSTATSSEIESTSSTATSSETVSTSAPPSKTVSTPATSSETVLTSSTTASSVTVSTLRATLSKITSSTSSVETVSTFSTATSAVTASTFITVTSSETVSTIPAVSAKKVSSSTVTTSSKTADALSHSVETVTHSLASSAETASALTAPVTVIVSTLSAETSSETASTSWTAASSETVSTATSNEIMSTAPVTLAVLTSTETSAEAVLTSTETSAEAVLTSTTSSVTVSISSTSASPVTASTASPATSSKTVSTSTSTLTDTSSKAEXIFSTSVSLVTVSTSSTATSSKTVLTSTTSSVTVSISSTSASPVTVSTFLTATSTMTVSTSSPATSSKTVSTSSTSTLTATSSKAE